Proteins from a genomic interval of Zingiber officinale cultivar Zhangliang chromosome 1B, Zo_v1.1, whole genome shotgun sequence:
- the LOC121970388 gene encoding transducin beta-like protein 3 — protein sequence MDALSPLVLKRSYRCVSSLQQFYDGGSFAVSFDGSFLVCSCGDEIKLVNSSDASVLGSLGGFSESSTSFTLSPDDRFLFTAADSRQIRVWELSSRKCIRSWKGHDGPVKIMACHSSGGLLATGGADRMVCVWDVHGGFCTHFFKGHRGIVTCIKFHPNQLLLFSGGDDATVRVWNLQSKKCVAVLEKHFSPVTSLAISDDGSILLSAGRDKVVNRWDLQDYSFKMTIPTYEMVETVCIIQSGDVFSPFLEVNNGKNTSSSDPVHFLTVGERGIVRIWSCEGAICIYEQPLSSGEGDSGRGFLSAVFLPSDLGLLCATADQQFLFFSPTKSAQGTFQLHLYRRLVGYNEEILDMRFLGDDEQYLAVATNLEQVRVYEVASMSCAYVLAGHTEIVVCIDTCISSTGKTMVVTGSKDNSVRLWDVERKQCVGIGKGHMGAVGAVAFSKKLKNFFISGSSDRTIKVWTFDGISENSDLEIALKSKSVIAAHDKDINSLAVSPNDTLVCSGSEDHTACIWRLPGLTFVAVLKGHKRGIWSVEFSPVDQCVLTSSGDRTIKIWAVSDGSCLKTFEGHTSSVLRASFLSRGTQIVSCGGDGLVKLWTIKSNECVATYDQHEGKIWALAVGKKTEKLATGGTDAVINFWHDYTAVDKQEAFLKEEETILRGQELENALSDSDYARAIQLAFELRRPQKLFDLFSHLCRRKDSEDSIRRALSGFGKEEICVLLEFVREWNTKPKLCHVAQVVLNQIFRIFPPTEIMEVKGVSELLEGLIPYSQRHFSRIDRLVRSTFLLDYILTRMSVLDPEATIMASNDDQQNLPLENEKLDQHDDQLGSELCESDARVDSLIHTQEEIAVSKKRKSSKSKKGSVKKGKFSLSKCKEAAQVS from the exons ATGGATGCGCTATCACCTCTGGTTCTGAAGCGAAGCTACCGCTGCGTGTCGTCGCTGCAACAGTTCTATGACGGTGGATCTTTTGCTGTGTCCTTCGACGGCTCCTTCCTCGTTTGCTCCTGCGGCGACGAGATAAAACTCGTAAACTCGTCCGATGCCTCCGTCTTAGGGAGTCTTGGCGGGTTTTCGGAGTCTAGTACTTCCTTCACCTTGAGCCCTGATGACAGGTTCCTTTTCACTGCTGCCGACAGCCGTCAAATTCGAGTTTGGGAGCTCTCCTCCCGCAAGTGCATTCGTTCGTGGAAG GGACATGATGGTCCAGTAAAGATCATGGCATGCCATTCTTCTGGTGGATTGCTAGCTACAGGTGGAGCAGACAGAATGGTTTGTGTATGGGACGTACACGGTGGATTTTGCACACATTTTTTCAAAGGTCACCGGGGTATTGTGACATGCATCAAATTCCACCCGAACCAGTTACTT TTGTTCTCAGGCGGTGATGATGCTACTGTTCGTGTTTGGAACTTGCAATCTAAGAAGTGTGTTGCAGTGCTGGAAAAGCACTTCTCACCGGTTACCTCATTGGCAATATCTGATGATGGTTCGATTTTGCTAAGTGCTGGAAGAGATAAG GTCGTGAACAGATGGGACCTGCAAGATTATAGCTTCAAGATGACAATACCAACATATGAAATGGTGGAAACTGTTTGCATCATTCAATCTGGTGATGTTTTTTCTCCCTTTTTGGAAGTAAACAATGGTAAAAATACTAGCTCTTCAGATCCAGTTCATTTTTTGACTGTTGGTGAACGTGGGATTGTGCGTATATGGAGCTGTGAAGG TGCTATTTGTATATATGAACAACCCTTGAGCTCTGGTGAAGGTGACTCTGGAAGAGGATTCTTATCAGCTGTTTTCTTACCATCGGATTTAGGGTTACTCTGTGCAACTGCTGACCAACAGTTTCTCTTCTTTTCCCCGACTAAATCTGCCCAAGGAACATTTCAGTTGCACTTGTACAGAAGGCTTGTAGGCTACAATGAAGAAATTCTTGATATGAGGTTCTTAGGTGATGATGAGCAGTACCTTGCTGTTGCTACTAATTTGGAGCAG GTGCGAGTATATGAAGTTGCATCCATGTCATGCGCTTATGTTCTTGCAGGGCATACAGAAATTGTTGTCTGTATTGACACTTGCATTTCCTCTACTGGGAAGACAATGGTGGTAACAGGAAGCAAGGATAATAGC GTGCGATTATGGGATGTTGAGAGAAAACAATGTGTAGGTATTGGTAAAGGCCATATGGGAGCTGTAGGAGCTGTGGCTTTCTCTAAGAAATTGAAGAATTTTTTTATTAGCGGCAGCAG TGATCGCACGATTAAAGTATGGACTTTTGATGGAATCTCTGAGAATTCTGATCTGGAGATTGCACTAAAATCAAAGTCTGTCATAGCTGCACATGACAAAGATATCAATTCTCTCGCCGTCTCACCAAACGACACCCTAGTTTGCAGTGGTTCTGAG GATCACACTGCTTGTATATGGAGGCTTCCTGGCCTAACTTTTGTTGCTGTGCTTAAAGGGCATAAGAGGGGAATTTGGTCAGTGGAGTTCTCTCCTGTAGATCAATGTGTGCTGACTTCTTCTGGTGATAGAACAATTAAGATATGGGCTGTTTCTGATGGTTCATGCTTAAAAACATTTGAAGGGCATACTTCAAGTGTATTGCGAGCTTCATTTCTTTCACGCGGAACTCAAATTGTTTCATgcg GTGGGGATGGCTTAGTTAAACTATGGACAATCAAGTCAAATGAGTGCGTTGCAACCTATGACCAGCATGAAGGGAAG ATTTGGGCATTGGCTGTTGGGAAGAAGACAGAGAAGCTTGCAACTGGAGGCACTGATGCTGTCATAAATTTTTGGCATGACTACACAGCTGTAGATAAGCAGGAAGCCTTCCTCAAAGAG GAAGAAACAATTTTGAGAGGCCAAGAATTGGAAAATGCTTTGTCAGATTCCGACTATGCTCGGGCAATTCAACTTGCATTTGAACTTCGCAGGCCGCAGAAGCTCTTTGATCTATTTTCACATCTTTGCAG GAGAAAGGATTCTGAAGACTCAATCAGGAGAGCTCTTAGTGGTTTTGGGAAGGAAGAAATATGTGTTCTTCTTGAATTTGTACGGGAATGGAATACGAAGCCCAAACTCTGTCATGTTGCACAAGTTGTGCTTAATCAAATTTTTAGAATCTTTCCTCCGACTGAGATTATGGAG GTCAAAGGTGTTAGCGAACTTCTTGAGGGTCTCATACCCTATTCCCAAAGGCATTTTAGCAGGATTGACAGGTTAGTCAGGAGCACCTTCTTGTTGGACTACATTTTAACGAGGATGTCCGTGCTAGATCCTGAAGCTACAATTATGGCAAGCAATGATGACCAACAAAATTTGCCACTAGAGAATGAGAAGCTTGATCAACACGATGATCAGTTAGGCTCCGAATTATGTGAGAGTGATGCCAGAGTTGATTCACTGATCCATACACAGGAGGAAATAGCAGTCTCAAAGAAAAGGAAATCTAGTAAATCAAAGAAGGGATCTGTTAAAAAGGGCAAGTTTTCGTTGAGCAAATGCAAAGAAGCAGCTCAGGTCTCTTAG